One Aegilops tauschii subsp. strangulata cultivar AL8/78 chromosome 7, Aet v6.0, whole genome shotgun sequence genomic window carries:
- the LOC109785477 gene encoding WAT1-related protein At3g30340 isoform X2, translating into MPSDAIFRTFACHHPYKNHGITRNKLPIRSSRRTNRLRKMWSAGCVEQWMPTVAMVATNVVIAVMTALLKQALNQGMNRLVLITFRQMLATVFLGPIAYFKERKTRPKITAEIFGYLFLSGILGPVLLQYTLFVGLEYTTATFAATFGNLLPVVTFLISLAFGYEALEVRSKSGSAKISGTLLSLTGAMMLTFYKGASLTHHHLHHLPPSAAAAGEEEQHRSAVRWVLGSASMLANVVGFAGWLLLQRRLTRLYPAVYSATALMSLLSFAQAAALALSTQWGAGVAAWRLRGTVEIAAVVYCGVVASGVGYLLLTYCVEKRGPVFTAAFSPLAQMFVAGIDLCVLHEPLYLGSVLGSVLVILGLYLVLWGKREEAAVVAAAAAPAKTVEVAAAGHGDVAEQQERV; encoded by the exons ATGCCTTCAGATGCCATTTTCCGGACCTTCGCCTGTCACCACCCCTATAAAAACCATGGCATAACCAGAAACAAATTGCCCATCAGATCATCGAGGCGGACGAACAGACTGAGAAAAATGTGGAGTGCAGGATGCGTGGAGCAGTGGATGCCGACGGTGGCGATGGTGGCGACGAACGTCGTGATCGCCGTCATGACCGCGCTGCTCAAGCAGGCGCTGAACCAGGGGATGAACCGGCTGGTCCTCATCACTTTCAGGCAGATGCTGGCCACTGTATTCCTTGGCCCCATTGCCTACTTCAAGGAAAG GAAGACAAGACCAAAGATCACTGCTGAAATCTTTGGATACCTGTTCCTGAGTGGAATCCTCGGCCCGGTGCTGCTTCAGTACACGCTCTTCGTCGGGCTGGAGTACACGACCGCAACATTTGCTGCGACTTTCGGCAATCTGCTCCCGGTGGTTACCTTCCTGATATCACTCGCTTTCGG GTATGAGGCGCTGGAGGTTCGGAGCAAGTCCGGGAGCGCCAAGATCTCCGGCACGCTGCTGTCCCTCACGGGGGCCATGATGCTCACCTTCTACAAGGGCGCGTCCCTCacccaccaccacctccaccacctgcctccgtcggcggcggcggccggcgaggaggagcagcACCGGAGCGCGGTGCGGTGGGTGCTGGGGTCGGCGTCGATGCTGGCGAACGTGGTGGGGTTCGCGGGGTGGCTGCTGCTGCAGCGGCGGCTCACGCGGCTGTACCCGGCCGTGTACTCGGCCACGGCGCTCATGTCGCTGCTCAGCTtcgcgcaggcggcggcgctggcgctGTCCACGCAGTGGGGCGCCGGCGTCGCCGCCTGGCGGCTCCGCGGCACCGTCGAGATCGCCGCCGTCGTCTACTGC GGGGTGGTGGCGTCCGGGGTCGGGTACCTGCTGCTGACCTACTGCGTGGAGAAGCGGGGGCCGGTGTTCACCGCCGCCTTCAGCCCGCTGGCGCAGATGTTCGTCGCCGGCATCGACCTCTGCGTCCTCCACGAGCCGCTCTACCTCGGCAG CGTGCTGGGGTCGGTGCTGGTGATCCTGGGCCTCTACCTCGTGCTGTGGGGCAAGAGGGAGGaagccgccgtcgtcgccgccgccgccgctccggcgaaGACGGTGGAGGTAGCAGCAGCTGGCCACGGAGACGTGGCAGAGCAGCAAGAGAGAGTGTGA
- the LOC109785480 gene encoding putative invertase inhibitor, translated as MARKQGGRGHITSMAAALAVAVAVLFLAGAPRTAQAAVMAASAGIEEACRGAADRDAAVDYEHCVASLSSDAEGRDAADMHALAAAATRMAVEHAAATEARMEGLGEAEGSPRARARLGRCTELYGAAADVLRDALDNIRARVYGRAVEQIAAALGAAERCEDAWKGEEVARGGGGVPVAGHDKEYGRLAVVALGITSGIA; from the coding sequence ATGGCGAGGAAGCAAGGAGGACGCGGCCACATCACGTCCATGGCGGCAGCGCTCGCCGTGGCCGTGGCGGTCCTCTTCCTGGCCGGGGCGCCGCGCACGGCGCAggcggcggtgatggcggcgTCGGCGGGGATCGAGGAGGCGTGCCGGGGCGCAGCGGACCGGGACGCGGCGGTGGACTACGAGCACTGCGTGGCGTCCCTCTCCTCCGACGCGGAGGGCCGGGACGCGGCGGACATGCacgcgctggcggcggcggcgacgcggaTGGCGGTGGAGCACGCGGCGGCCACGGAGGCGCGGATGGAGGGGCTGGGCGAGGCGGAGGGGAGCCCCCGCGCGCGCGCCAGGCTGGGGCGCTGCACGGAGCTCTACGGCGCGGCCGCCGACGTGCTCCGGGACGCGCTGGACAACATCCGCGCGCGCGTGTACGGGCGCGCCGTGGAGCAGATCGCGGCCGCGCTGGGCGCCGCCGAGCGGTGCGAGGACGCGTGGAAGGGCGAGGAGGtggcacggggcggcggcggcgtgcccGTCGCCGGGCACGACAAGGAGTACGGCCGCCTCGCCGTGGTCGCGCTCGGGATCACCAGCGGCATCGCGTGA
- the LOC109785477 gene encoding WAT1-related protein At3g30340 isoform X1, which translates to MPSDAIFRTFACHHPYKNHGITRNKLPIRSSRRTNRLRKMWSAGCVEQWMPTVAMVATNVVIAVMTALLKQALNQGMNRLVLITFRQMLATVFLGPIAYFKERKTRPKITAEIFGYLFLSGILGPVLLQYTLFVGLEYTTATFAATFGNLLPVVTFLISLAFGYEALEVRSKSGSAKISGTLLSLTGAMMLTFYKGASLTHHHLHHLPPSAAAAGEEEQHRSAVRWVLGSASMLANVVGFAGWLLLQRRLTRLYPAVYSATALMSLLSFAQAAALALSTQWGAGVAAWRLRGTVEIAAVVYCVRGHARSGGGGVRGRVPAADLLRGEAGAGVHRRLQPAGADVRRRHRPLRPPRAALPRQRAGVGAGDPGPLPRAVGQEGGSRRRRRRRRSGEDGGGSSSWPRRRGRAARESVTLN; encoded by the exons ATGCCTTCAGATGCCATTTTCCGGACCTTCGCCTGTCACCACCCCTATAAAAACCATGGCATAACCAGAAACAAATTGCCCATCAGATCATCGAGGCGGACGAACAGACTGAGAAAAATGTGGAGTGCAGGATGCGTGGAGCAGTGGATGCCGACGGTGGCGATGGTGGCGACGAACGTCGTGATCGCCGTCATGACCGCGCTGCTCAAGCAGGCGCTGAACCAGGGGATGAACCGGCTGGTCCTCATCACTTTCAGGCAGATGCTGGCCACTGTATTCCTTGGCCCCATTGCCTACTTCAAGGAAAG GAAGACAAGACCAAAGATCACTGCTGAAATCTTTGGATACCTGTTCCTGAGTGGAATCCTCGGCCCGGTGCTGCTTCAGTACACGCTCTTCGTCGGGCTGGAGTACACGACCGCAACATTTGCTGCGACTTTCGGCAATCTGCTCCCGGTGGTTACCTTCCTGATATCACTCGCTTTCGG GTATGAGGCGCTGGAGGTTCGGAGCAAGTCCGGGAGCGCCAAGATCTCCGGCACGCTGCTGTCCCTCACGGGGGCCATGATGCTCACCTTCTACAAGGGCGCGTCCCTCacccaccaccacctccaccacctgcctccgtcggcggcggcggccggcgaggaggagcagcACCGGAGCGCGGTGCGGTGGGTGCTGGGGTCGGCGTCGATGCTGGCGAACGTGGTGGGGTTCGCGGGGTGGCTGCTGCTGCAGCGGCGGCTCACGCGGCTGTACCCGGCCGTGTACTCGGCCACGGCGCTCATGTCGCTGCTCAGCTtcgcgcaggcggcggcgctggcgctGTCCACGCAGTGGGGCGCCGGCGTCGCCGCCTGGCGGCTCCGCGGCACCGTCGAGATCGCCGCCGTCGTCTACTGCGTACGTGGGCACGCGAGATCCG GGGGTGGTGGCGTCCGGGGTCGGGTACCTGCTGCTGACCTACTGCGTGGAGAAGCGGGGGCCGGTGTTCACCGCCGCCTTCAGCCCGCTGGCGCAGATGTTCGTCGCCGGCATCGACCTCTGCGTCCTCCACGAGCCGCTCTACCTCGGCAG CGTGCTGGGGTCGGTGCTGGTGATCCTGGGCCTCTACCTCGTGCTGTGGGGCAAGAGGGAGGaagccgccgtcgtcgccgccgccgccgctccggcgaaGACGGTGGAGGTAGCAGCAGCTGGCCACGGAGACGTGGCAGAGCAGCAAGAGAGAGTGTGACTCTGAACTGA
- the LOC109785479 gene encoding WAT1-related protein At3g30340 — protein sequence MWGMARIDEWKPVIAMLIFDLISAVTTALIKAALEEGLDRLVLITLRQLVATVFLSPIAFFKERNTRPKLTLEILVYLFFSAALGAALSQYTFFYGLQYTTATFAITFTNLAPVLTFLIAVLLRVESLNMKNKAGAAKIIGTLMSFAGVMLLTLYKGVALTHQAEPSGQHAEAAAAAESGKKSWTLGTLALLANCLCFSFWLLLQSKLTKKYPALYSSTAYMFLISSLQGGGLTAAIQRRASVWVLTKPVEIVTVLYTGILGSGVGYVLMTWCVEKRGPVFTSAFIPIIQIMVAIIDFFFLHENIYLGSVLGSILMIMGLYILLWGKSRDASATVPPAKEEEDKEKQIKS from the exons ATGTGGGGGATGGCGCGCATCGATGAGTGGAAACCGGTGATCGCAATGCTGATCTTCGACCTCATCTCTGCCGTGACAACGGCCCTGATCAAGGCGGCGCTCGAGGAAGGGCTCGACCGTCTGGTGCTCATCACGCTGCGTCAACTGGTGGCCACAGTCTTCCTTTCTCCAATCGCATTTTTCAAAGAACG GAACACACGGCCTAAGCTCACACTGGAGATCCTCGTGTACCTCTTCTTCAGCGCAGCGTTAGG CGCCGCGCTCTCTCAGTATACCTTCTTCTACGGGCTGCAGTACACAACAGCAACGTTTGCCATAACTTTCACCAACCTGGCTCCTGTGCTGACTTTCCTCATCGCGGTCTTGCTCAG GGTGGAGTCACTGAACATGAAGAACAAGGCAGGAGCTGCGAAGATCATCGGGACACTCATGTCGTTCGCCGGCGTCATGCTCCTGACCCTCTACAAGGGTGTGGCCTTGACACACCAAGCAGAGCCTTCAGGCCAGCATGCAGAAGCAGCAGCTGCAGCAGAATCTGGCAAGAAGAGCTGGACCCTGGGCACTCTAGCATTACTGGCGAACTGCCTGTGCTTCTCCTTTTGGCTCTTGCTGCAGTCCAAGCTCACCAAGAAGTACCCAGCACTCTACTCCAGCACCGCATACATGTTCCTCATCAGCTCCCTGCAGGGCGGGGGCCTGACGGCGGCGATACAGCGGCGGGCATCGGTCTGGGTCCTCACAAAGCCAGTGGAGATTGTTACAGTACTATACACA GGAATTTTGGGGTCTGGAGTGGGATATGTACTGATGACATGGTGTGTGGAGAAGAGAGGGCCAGTGTTCACTTCAGCCTTCATCCCCATCATCCAGATCATGGTGGCCATAATTGATTTCTTCTTTCTGCATGAGAACATCTACCTAGGAAG TGTACTGGGATCCATACTGATGATAATGGGCCTCTATATTCTGCTGTGGGGAAAGAGCAGGGATGCCTCGGCGACAGTACCACCTGCCAAAGAGGAAGAGGATAAGGAGAAGCAAATCAAATCATGA